A genomic window from Pseudogulbenkiania sp. MAI-1 includes:
- a CDS encoding methyl-accepting chemotaxis protein yields the protein MMRWFTRLSVQTKLTCLFLLMNLLTVGAFTAHTYVTSTANAIELIDSRLNATARAIPALLGADFLRRAQQPGSVSAGEMARNALRLNQYAEQFKVVYLYALWQKDGKIVYLADGAGEKEVTAGDFGKHLEPYDGSDGLKAAFASGRVTYDEYTDKYGTFRSVFVPLQFGTQRFVLAADVSLAEVAEARHAALLNTLLIGGGALLVGGIVAWLLSRLLARSITRISEHIRSTAETHDLTRRLTVRADDEIGRMAERFNALGEAFCQILRTVSDNARHTFSSAEQVQGSAQTLRDSTLQTHQRLQQLAGHAGHVLQLAGETSRSVATLEGRIDDVGGELQQSQRKVADMTGQLGGHVAANHQLSERFQALAQDVNLITDILGRISGIAEQTSLLALNAAIEAARAGEAGRGFAVVADEVRKLAGQTQDTLAETQQFVDRLLGTIASTAGSITHQAEEAGQLSGAADEVRGALDNTVGLMHELRQAFVATQEQTRAIESDIHAMSAAMEDVRQLTSRAEQATDSLTHEARTLEDTSQSLNLSLGRFRIQA from the coding sequence ATGATGCGATGGTTCACCCGCCTCAGCGTCCAGACCAAGCTGACCTGCCTGTTCCTGCTGATGAACCTGCTGACGGTCGGCGCCTTCACCGCGCACACCTACGTCACCAGCACGGCCAACGCGATCGAACTGATCGATTCCCGCCTCAACGCCACCGCGCGCGCCATTCCCGCCCTGCTCGGCGCCGACTTCCTGCGTCGCGCCCAGCAGCCGGGCAGCGTGAGCGCCGGGGAAATGGCGCGCAACGCCCTGCGCCTCAACCAGTATGCTGAGCAATTCAAGGTGGTGTACCTGTACGCGCTGTGGCAGAAGGATGGCAAGATCGTCTACCTGGCCGACGGCGCGGGCGAGAAGGAAGTGACGGCGGGCGATTTCGGCAAGCACCTCGAGCCCTACGACGGCAGCGACGGCCTGAAGGCGGCCTTCGCCAGCGGCCGGGTCACCTACGACGAGTACACCGACAAGTACGGCACCTTCCGCTCGGTGTTCGTACCGCTGCAGTTCGGCACGCAACGCTTCGTGCTGGCGGCCGACGTGTCGCTGGCCGAAGTGGCCGAGGCGCGGCACGCGGCGCTCCTCAACACCCTACTGATCGGCGGCGGCGCGCTGCTGGTCGGCGGTATCGTCGCCTGGCTGCTGTCGCGCCTGCTGGCGCGCTCGATCACGCGCATCTCCGAGCACATCCGCAGCACCGCGGAAACACACGACCTGACACGCCGGCTCACCGTGCGCGCCGACGACGAGATCGGCCGCATGGCCGAGCGCTTCAACGCGCTGGGCGAAGCCTTCTGCCAGATCCTGCGCACGGTGTCCGACAACGCCCGCCACACCTTCAGTAGCGCCGAACAGGTGCAGGGCAGCGCCCAGACCCTGCGCGACAGCACGCTGCAGACGCACCAGCGCCTGCAGCAGCTCGCCGGCCACGCCGGCCACGTGCTGCAGCTGGCCGGGGAAACCAGCCGCAGCGTCGCCACGCTGGAGGGCCGCATCGACGACGTCGGCGGCGAATTGCAGCAGTCGCAGCGCAAGGTGGCCGACATGACCGGCCAGCTGGGCGGCCATGTCGCCGCTAACCATCAACTGTCCGAGCGCTTCCAGGCGCTGGCCCAGGACGTCAACCTCATCACCGACATCCTCGGGCGTATCTCCGGCATCGCCGAGCAGACCAGCCTCTTGGCGCTCAACGCCGCCATCGAGGCGGCGCGTGCCGGCGAGGCCGGGCGCGGCTTCGCGGTGGTGGCCGACGAGGTGCGCAAGCTGGCCGGCCAGACCCAGGACACCCTGGCCGAGACCCAGCAGTTTGTCGACCGCCTGCTCGGCACCATCGCCAGCACCGCCGGCTCGATCACCCACCAGGCCGAGGAGGCCGGCCAGCTGTCGGGCGCGGCGGACGAGGTGCGCGGGGCCCTGGACAACACCGTGGGCCTGATGCACGAGCTGCGCCAGGCTTTCGTCGCCACGCAGGAGCAGACGCGCGCCATCGAGAGCGACATCCACGCCATGAGCGCGGCGATGGAAGACGTGCGCCAGCTGACCTCGCGCGCCGAGCAGGCCACCGACAGCCTGACGCACGAGGCGCGCACGCTGGAAGACACCTCGCAGAGCCTCAACCTGTCGCTCGGCCGCTTCCGCATCCAGGCCTGA
- a CDS encoding IS630 family transposase: MDKIDARKLGSEGRETLRKMVLRLRTQSGMNGVELAKIAGVHVRTVQKWLRVARAEGAGALVEKPRGRPHGACRKLTMAQEVWVRQRIVGAVPEQLSLPFALWTRRAIQALVEIQFGLQLSDRLVGKYLQRWGYTAQRPVKKAIEQRSELVQAWLREQYPAIAARAKVEGALIYWADETAVKEDTNWVRGFAPAGRTPVLEASARWPKLSMISAITNRGEIAFQIVEGTINAERFIEFLARLIDGAPGKVFLIVDNLRVHHAKLVRAWVEPRKDKIELFYLPPYAPESNPDEYLNHDFKTSLRLEPASRNDLDLMEKAMRIMNRIAQLPERIRSYFRHPHATYAAI, encoded by the coding sequence ATGGACAAGATCGATGCACGCAAGCTGGGTTCCGAGGGACGCGAAACGTTGCGCAAGATGGTGCTGCGTTTGCGCACGCAATCGGGTATGAACGGTGTTGAACTGGCGAAGATCGCCGGGGTGCATGTACGTACCGTACAGAAATGGTTGAGAGTGGCGCGTGCAGAAGGGGCCGGGGCGCTGGTCGAGAAACCGCGTGGGCGCCCCCATGGCGCCTGCCGCAAATTGACGATGGCACAGGAGGTCTGGGTGCGCCAGCGCATCGTCGGCGCCGTTCCCGAGCAACTGAGCCTGCCCTTTGCACTGTGGACCCGGCGTGCGATCCAGGCTTTGGTGGAAATTCAGTTCGGCCTGCAATTATCCGATCGCCTCGTCGGCAAATATCTGCAGCGCTGGGGCTATACCGCACAGAGGCCAGTAAAGAAAGCGATTGAACAACGAAGCGAGTTGGTCCAGGCTTGGCTGCGCGAGCAGTATCCCGCCATCGCTGCGCGCGCCAAGGTGGAAGGGGCGCTGATCTACTGGGCCGATGAGACGGCGGTCAAGGAAGACACGAACTGGGTGCGCGGCTTTGCCCCAGCCGGACGCACGCCGGTGTTGGAGGCGTCGGCGCGCTGGCCCAAGCTGTCGATGATCTCGGCCATCACCAACCGGGGTGAGATTGCGTTCCAGATCGTCGAAGGTACGATCAATGCGGAACGCTTTATCGAGTTTCTCGCGCGACTGATCGACGGCGCCCCCGGCAAGGTGTTCCTGATTGTCGATAACTTGCGGGTCCATCACGCCAAGCTTGTCCGTGCTTGGGTCGAACCGAGGAAGGACAAGATCGAGCTGTTCTACCTGCCGCCTTATGCACCGGAGTCCAATCCGGACGAATACCTGAATCATGACTTCAAGACATCGCTGCGCCTGGAACCAGCCAGTCGTAACGACTTGGATCTCATGGAAAAGGCGATGCGGATCATGAATCGCATCGCCCAATTGCCGGAACGCATCCGGTCATACTTTCGGCACCCACATGCAACTTACGCGGCAATATAA
- a CDS encoding 3-hydroxybutyrate dehydrogenase: MTRTAFITGSTSGIGLAIASRLAANGWAIGLHGLATPEQRDEALAEVRQAGAAEAVFFEGDLRDADAVQKLAEDVQRWREVDVLVNNAGMQHTASVAEMPPEVWQTVLAVNLSAAFYLMQALLPGMAQRGWGRVVNIASVHGLVASVHKAPYVASKFGLVGLTKVAALEYAQSGVTVNAICPGWVETALIEPQIQARAAAFGGDRAAGLKALVLDKQPSGRMSQPSDIGEAVAMLCADWAHNLTGVALPIDGGWTAQ, translated from the coding sequence ATGACCCGTACCGCCTTCATCACCGGTTCCACTTCCGGCATCGGCCTGGCCATCGCCAGCCGGCTCGCCGCCAACGGCTGGGCCATCGGCCTGCATGGACTGGCCACGCCCGAGCAGCGAGACGAGGCCCTGGCCGAGGTGCGCCAGGCCGGCGCGGCCGAGGCCGTGTTTTTCGAGGGCGACCTGCGCGACGCCGACGCGGTGCAGAAGCTGGCTGAGGACGTCCAGCGCTGGCGCGAGGTCGACGTGCTGGTCAACAACGCCGGCATGCAGCACACCGCCAGCGTGGCCGAGATGCCGCCCGAGGTGTGGCAGACCGTGCTGGCGGTCAACCTGTCGGCGGCCTTCTACCTGATGCAGGCGCTGCTGCCGGGCATGGCGCAGCGCGGCTGGGGGCGCGTGGTCAACATCGCCTCGGTGCACGGCCTGGTCGCCTCGGTGCACAAGGCCCCGTACGTGGCGAGCAAGTTCGGCCTGGTCGGGCTGACCAAGGTGGCGGCGCTGGAGTACGCGCAGAGCGGGGTGACGGTGAACGCGATCTGTCCGGGCTGGGTGGAGACGGCGCTGATCGAGCCGCAGATCCAGGCGCGCGCGGCGGCCTTCGGCGGCGACCGTGCCGCCGGGCTGAAGGCGCTGGTACTGGACAAGCAGCCGTCCGGGCGCATGAGCCAGCCGTCCGACATCGGCGAGGCGGTGGCGATGCTCTGCGCCGACTGGGCGCACAACCTGACCGGCGTGGCGCTGCCGATCGACGGTGGCTGGACCGCGCAGTAG
- a CDS encoding TRAP transporter substrate-binding protein translates to MKLLIKPLVMGFIAAGVLSSQLAQAADIQPRMIRFGYGLAEDSNQGRAVKFFVDELAKRSGGKLRAKGFGGASLGNDIQMQNALVGGAQEMMVGSTATLVGVVKEFGVYDLPFLFANEKEADAVLDGPFGQKLMARLPEKGLVGLSYWENGFRNVTNTKRPITRLEDLQGVKLRVMQNPVYIDMFNSFGANAVPMAFSELFTALETKAVDGQENPVNTIQSSKFYEVQKYLSMTRHVYSPWIVLVSKRWWEGLSKDERKVIQEAANAARDFERKDTRAEAERGIAFLRKQGMQVNFVNTAELQRMREKAKPAFDKFAADSGAAVLKELQAALVQARK, encoded by the coding sequence ATGAAATTGCTGATCAAACCCCTTGTTATGGGCTTTATTGCCGCTGGCGTGCTGTCGAGCCAACTCGCGCAAGCCGCTGATATCCAGCCGCGCATGATCCGTTTCGGCTACGGACTGGCGGAAGACAGTAACCAGGGCCGTGCCGTGAAGTTCTTCGTCGATGAACTGGCCAAACGCTCCGGCGGCAAGCTGCGCGCCAAAGGTTTCGGCGGTGCCAGTCTGGGCAACGACATTCAGATGCAGAATGCGCTGGTCGGCGGGGCTCAGGAAATGATGGTCGGCTCCACGGCGACCCTGGTCGGCGTGGTCAAGGAGTTTGGTGTGTACGATCTGCCGTTCCTGTTCGCCAACGAAAAGGAGGCGGATGCCGTGCTGGACGGCCCATTCGGCCAAAAGCTGATGGCACGTCTGCCGGAGAAAGGCTTGGTGGGGTTGTCCTATTGGGAAAACGGCTTCCGTAACGTCACCAACACCAAGCGCCCGATCACCCGCCTGGAAGACCTGCAGGGCGTCAAGCTGCGTGTGATGCAAAACCCGGTCTACATCGACATGTTCAACAGCTTCGGTGCCAATGCGGTACCGATGGCCTTCTCCGAATTGTTCACCGCGCTGGAGACCAAGGCGGTGGACGGCCAGGAAAACCCGGTCAACACGATCCAATCGAGCAAGTTCTATGAAGTGCAGAAATACCTGTCGATGACCCGGCACGTGTACAGTCCGTGGATCGTGCTGGTCAGCAAGCGGTGGTGGGAAGGCTTGTCCAAGGACGAGCGGAAGGTGATCCAGGAGGCGGCCAACGCCGCACGCGACTTCGAGCGCAAGGACACGCGCGCCGAGGCGGAGCGGGGCATCGCCTTCCTGCGCAAACAGGGCATGCAGGTCAACTTCGTCAACACCGCCGAGTTGCAGCGCATGCGCGAAAAAGCGAAGCCGGCATTCGACAAGTTCGCAGCCGACAGCGGCGCTGCCGTGCTGAAGGAACTGCAGGCGGCGTTGGTGCAGGCACGCAAGTAA
- a CDS encoding TRAP transporter large permease, whose translation MTMTIFLGSLFGLMSLGMPIAFALILTGVALMHYLDFFDAQLVAQNLLSGADNFPLMAVPFFILAGELMNAGGISRRIIDLAVAFVGHIRGGLGFVAIGASVLLASLSGSAIADTAALATLLIPMMRDHGYPVPRSAGLIASGGIIAPIIPPSMPFIIFGVTTNTSISGLFLAGIVPGVLMGLGLVIAWLLVTRDMDVTPQPRQSWGERGRALAKGVWALLLPVIILGGLRGGLFTPTEAAVVAAVYSLLVSLFVYRELSVPALLPVLVHAARTTATVMFLCAAALVSSYMITLADLPSQVGDLLGPLLDSPRLLMGAIVLLLLAVGTVMDLTPTILVMAPVLMPLAQKGGIDPTYFGVMFVLVGTLGLIHPPVCTVLNVVCGVAKISLEKATRGIWPFLLTYLVLLVLFVVFPEVITGPTKFFH comes from the coding sequence ATGACCATGACCATTTTTCTGGGCTCCCTGTTCGGCTTGATGTCGCTCGGTATGCCAATCGCCTTTGCACTGATCCTGACCGGCGTAGCGCTGATGCACTACCTCGACTTTTTCGATGCGCAGTTGGTTGCACAGAACCTGCTGTCCGGCGCCGACAACTTCCCGCTGATGGCAGTGCCGTTCTTCATTCTCGCCGGCGAGTTGATGAACGCGGGCGGCATCTCGCGCCGCATCATCGACCTGGCGGTCGCCTTCGTCGGCCACATCCGCGGTGGGCTCGGTTTCGTTGCGATTGGCGCCTCGGTGCTGTTGGCGAGCCTGTCCGGCTCGGCCATCGCCGACACCGCCGCCCTGGCAACGTTGCTGATCCCGATGATGCGCGATCATGGCTACCCGGTGCCGCGCTCGGCCGGGTTGATCGCGTCCGGCGGTATCATCGCCCCGATCATTCCGCCCAGCATGCCGTTCATCATCTTCGGCGTGACCACCAACACCTCGATCAGCGGGCTGTTCCTGGCCGGTATCGTGCCGGGGGTGCTGATGGGGCTGGGGCTGGTGATCGCGTGGCTCCTGGTGACCCGCGACATGGACGTGACGCCGCAGCCGCGCCAGTCATGGGGCGAGCGCGGCCGCGCGCTGGCCAAGGGAGTGTGGGCGCTGCTGCTGCCGGTGATCATCCTGGGCGGTCTGCGCGGCGGGCTGTTCACGCCGACCGAGGCCGCCGTGGTGGCCGCCGTCTACTCGCTGTTGGTCAGCTTGTTCGTCTACCGCGAACTGAGTGTACCCGCGCTGCTGCCGGTACTCGTGCATGCGGCGCGCACCACTGCCACGGTGATGTTCCTGTGCGCGGCGGCACTGGTGTCGTCGTACATGATCACACTGGCCGACCTGCCGTCGCAGGTAGGCGACTTGCTGGGGCCGTTGCTTGACAGCCCACGCCTGCTGATGGGCGCCATCGTGCTGTTGCTGTTGGCGGTCGGCACCGTGATGGACCTGACGCCGACCATCCTGGTGATGGCCCCGGTACTGATGCCGCTGGCGCAAAAGGGGGGTATCGACCCGACCTACTTCGGCGTGATGTTCGTGCTGGTCGGCACGCTCGGCCTGATCCACCCGCCCGTGTGCACGGTACTCAACGTGGTATGCGGCGTCGCCAAGATTTCGCTCGAGAAGGCGACTCGCGGCATCTGGCCGTTCCTGCTGACCTATCTCGTTTTGCTGGTGCTGTTCGTCGTCTTCCCGGAAGTGATTACCGGGCCAACGAAGTTCTTCCACTGA
- a CDS encoding TRAP transporter small permease — MHDWLTRAERAIEWAMALALAVMVALVFGNVVLRYVFNSGIAAAEELSRLMFVWLVFLGAFLALRQNAHLGLELVQARLPAPMRRLCAAISHLLMLYALWLFLQGSWSQTLIGLETRSTVLGFPMALFAGAGLLCAVAMIAVVLLNLVRIVIGHPQAQLPGAFSVQPAAQDL; from the coding sequence ATGCATGACTGGCTTACCCGTGCGGAGCGGGCAATCGAATGGGCGATGGCACTGGCGCTGGCAGTGATGGTTGCGCTGGTATTCGGCAACGTGGTGCTGCGCTACGTATTCAACTCCGGTATCGCTGCCGCCGAAGAGCTGTCGCGGCTGATGTTCGTCTGGCTGGTGTTCCTCGGCGCTTTCCTGGCGCTGCGCCAGAACGCGCATCTGGGGCTGGAATTGGTGCAGGCGCGACTACCGGCACCGATGAGACGGCTGTGTGCCGCCATCAGCCACCTGCTGATGCTGTACGCGCTGTGGCTGTTCCTGCAGGGCAGCTGGAGCCAGACGCTGATCGGGCTCGAGACCCGCTCTACTGTCCTTGGCTTCCCCATGGCCTTGTTTGCCGGCGCCGGCTTGTTGTGCGCGGTGGCGATGATCGCCGTGGTGCTACTCAATCTGGTGCGCATCGTAATCGGGCACCCTCAGGCCCAGTTGCCCGGAGCGTTTTCGGTGCAGCCGGCGGCTCAGGATTTGTAA
- a CDS encoding gluconokinase, which produces MDNTQIIVVMGVCGSGKSEIGRLLADALNAEFVEGDDFHPRHNVTLMGAGIPLTDADRQVWLETLSARIAQAERSGQALVLSCSALKRRYRDLLREGYARLAFVHLKGERSLIEARMRARQGHFMPVGLIDSQFRDLEPPTPDETVLTADITLAPDVLVENILQHLAVHR; this is translated from the coding sequence ATGGATAATACCCAAATCATTGTGGTCATGGGCGTCTGCGGAAGCGGCAAAAGCGAAATCGGCCGCCTGTTGGCCGACGCCCTGAATGCCGAGTTTGTCGAAGGCGATGATTTCCACCCGCGACACAACGTGACCTTGATGGGCGCCGGTATCCCGCTGACCGATGCAGACCGCCAGGTCTGGCTGGAAACGCTGAGTGCCCGCATCGCCCAGGCGGAACGCTCCGGCCAAGCGCTGGTGCTGTCCTGCTCCGCGCTCAAGCGCCGCTACCGCGACCTGTTGCGCGAGGGTTACGCCCGCCTCGCCTTTGTTCATCTGAAAGGGGAGCGTTCCTTGATCGAAGCCCGCATGCGTGCCCGTCAGGGGCACTTCATGCCTGTCGGGCTGATCGACAGCCAATTCCGCGACCTGGAGCCACCGACCCCGGATGAAACCGTTCTCACCGCCGACATCACGCTGGCTCCCGACGTGTTGGTGGAGAACATCCTGCAGCATCTTGCTGTGCATCGATAA
- a CDS encoding LacI family DNA-binding transcriptional regulator, whose amino-acid sequence MSERKPRIGQSRTTLSDVADYIGVSAITVSRALNKPELVSEALRVRIDEAVQTLGYVPNRAARALASARSHSVVVLVPSLSNTVFVDTLAAIHDTLYPSGYQMLIGDTRYSAQEEENLLRTYLEYNPDGILITGFDHTPATRSLLGAAGIPTVHMMELDDSATMPCVGFSQFDSGYALTRFLIEKGYRRIAFLAAQLDPRTLKRGEGYRAALREAGLYSPQRELAEPSPSSVGLGAQLLDRLLEQAPDCDAIFCNNDDLALGVMFQCQRRHIAVPEQLAIAGFNDLDASAWTNPPLTSVATPRYEIGREAALMLLALMSGRAPVSTRVDLGYRLVVRHST is encoded by the coding sequence ATGAGCGAACGTAAGCCAAGAATCGGCCAGAGCCGTACCACTCTCAGCGATGTAGCCGATTACATCGGTGTCAGCGCCATTACCGTCTCCAGGGCCCTTAACAAGCCGGAACTGGTGTCCGAGGCACTGCGCGTCCGTATCGACGAGGCGGTTCAGACGCTGGGTTATGTGCCTAACAGGGCGGCGCGTGCGCTGGCTTCGGCGAGGTCGCACAGCGTGGTGGTGCTGGTGCCTTCGCTGTCCAATACGGTGTTTGTCGATACCTTGGCCGCCATTCACGATACGCTGTACCCAAGCGGGTATCAGATGCTGATCGGCGATACCCGTTACTCAGCGCAGGAAGAAGAAAATCTGCTGCGTACTTATCTGGAGTACAACCCTGACGGCATCCTGATTACGGGTTTTGATCACACGCCCGCTACCCGCTCACTGCTGGGCGCGGCCGGCATACCCACTGTGCACATGATGGAACTGGACGACAGTGCCACCATGCCGTGTGTTGGTTTTTCGCAGTTCGACAGCGGCTACGCGCTCACCCGCTTCCTGATCGAGAAAGGCTATCGCCGCATTGCCTTTCTTGCCGCCCAACTCGACCCGCGCACGCTGAAGCGCGGGGAAGGCTATCGGGCTGCGTTGCGCGAGGCCGGGTTGTATTCGCCACAGCGCGAGCTGGCGGAGCCCAGTCCGTCCTCGGTCGGTTTGGGGGCGCAGTTGCTCGACCGCTTGCTGGAGCAGGCTCCCGATTGTGACGCCATTTTTTGCAATAACGACGATCTGGCACTGGGGGTCATGTTCCAATGTCAGCGCAGACATATTGCCGTACCTGAACAGTTGGCGATTGCCGGTTTTAATGATCTGGATGCATCGGCCTGGACCAATCCGCCGCTGACCTCGGTGGCCACCCCGCGCTACGAGATTGGCCGGGAAGCAGCGCTCATGCTGCTGGCCTTGATGAGTGGCCGGGCCCCCGTCTCGACCCGGGTCGATCTCGGCTATCGCCTCGTGGTACGACACAGTACATGA
- a CDS encoding bestrophin family protein, with product MIVRPASPSTLSLLFSMRGSVVPAVWRRVLLTIGVAVLVTLLHGTLGPLKITLTPTPFSLIGLTLAIFLGFRNSVSYERFWEARKLWGEVLVVTRNLGRQTLTLVDGLAMEEKRVLLYRLAAFAHALRHQLRGSDPAADLVRLLPAEECAAVLAQPNRPNLLLERIGAAYATLARSGRLSPLLLANVDQQISQLSHALGGCERIRHTPIPYAYILLLHRTVHLYCYLLPFGLVDSVGLMTPLVVGIVSYTFFGLDTLGDQIEDPFDTLPNDLPLDALCHGIESNLQMLLGEPLSTAPQPDANGVLL from the coding sequence ATGATCGTCCGCCCCGCCTCGCCATCCACCTTGTCTCTGTTGTTCTCGATGCGTGGCTCGGTGGTGCCGGCGGTGTGGCGGCGGGTGCTGCTGACCATCGGTGTCGCCGTGCTGGTGACGCTGCTGCACGGCACGCTGGGGCCGCTCAAGATCACGCTGACGCCGACGCCGTTTTCCCTGATCGGGCTCACCCTGGCGATCTTCCTCGGCTTTCGCAACAGCGTCAGCTACGAGCGCTTCTGGGAGGCGCGCAAGCTGTGGGGCGAGGTGCTGGTGGTCACGCGCAACCTCGGCCGGCAGACGCTGACGCTGGTGGACGGCCTCGCGATGGAAGAAAAGCGCGTGCTGCTGTACCGGCTGGCGGCATTCGCCCACGCGTTGCGCCACCAGTTGCGCGGCAGCGACCCGGCGGCGGATCTGGTGCGGTTGCTGCCGGCCGAGGAGTGCGCCGCCGTGCTGGCGCAGCCCAACCGTCCCAACCTGCTGCTCGAACGCATCGGCGCCGCCTACGCCACGTTGGCGCGCAGCGGCCGGCTGTCGCCGCTGCTGTTGGCCAACGTCGACCAGCAGATTTCGCAGCTGTCGCACGCGCTGGGCGGCTGCGAGCGCATCCGCCACACGCCGATTCCCTACGCCTACATCCTGCTGCTGCACCGCACCGTGCACCTCTACTGCTACCTGCTGCCGTTCGGGCTGGTGGACAGCGTCGGGCTGATGACGCCGCTGGTGGTGGGCATCGTCTCCTACACCTTCTTCGGGCTCGACACGCTGGGCGACCAGATCGAGGACCCGTTCGATACCCTGCCCAACGACCTGCCGCTCGATGCGCTGTGCCACGGCATCGAGAGCAATCTGCAGATGCTGCTGGGCGAGCCGCTGTCGACGGCGCCGCAGCCGGACGCCAACGGGGTACTGCTGTAA
- the aspA gene encoding aspartate ammonia-lyase produces the protein MTTRSEHDLLGDREVPAEAYWGVHTLRAIENFPITGQTIAGYANLIAALAAIKQAAALSNRELGLLDAPRADAIVAACEEIRAGKLHEQFVVDVIQGGAGTSTNMNANEVIANRALELMGHAKGEYRHLHPNEHVNLCQSTNDVYPTSLRLATYWGVQQLLAAMAELRQAFAAKAEEFGDVLKMGRTQLQDAVPMTLGQEFQTYAVMLGEDEQRLQEASRLMLEINLGATAIGTGICAHPEYASLVCRQLSELTGLELITSPNLIEATQDCGAFVQLSGVLKRVAVKLSKTCNDLRLLSSGPRAGLGEINLPARQAGSSIMPGKVNPVIPEVVTQVAYEVIGNDLTVTMAAEAGQLQLNAFEPVIAYSLFRSVNHLTQACRTLSDNCVKGITANRDYLRSQVENSIGLVTALNPYIGYAAATEVAAEAHASGGGVYDIVLQRGLMSREQLDAVLNPAALTQPRWVTL, from the coding sequence ATGACTACTCGTAGCGAACACGACCTGCTCGGCGACCGCGAGGTCCCGGCCGAAGCTTACTGGGGCGTGCACACCCTGCGCGCCATCGAAAACTTCCCGATCACCGGCCAGACCATCGCCGGCTACGCCAACCTGATCGCGGCGCTGGCCGCGATCAAACAGGCCGCCGCGCTGAGCAACCGTGAGCTGGGTCTGCTGGACGCCCCGCGCGCCGACGCCATCGTCGCCGCCTGCGAGGAAATCCGCGCCGGCAAGCTGCACGAGCAGTTCGTGGTCGACGTGATCCAAGGCGGTGCCGGCACCTCGACCAACATGAACGCCAACGAGGTGATCGCCAACCGTGCGCTGGAACTGATGGGCCACGCCAAGGGCGAATACCGTCACCTGCACCCCAACGAGCACGTCAACCTGTGCCAGAGCACCAACGACGTCTACCCGACCTCGCTGCGCCTGGCCACCTACTGGGGCGTGCAGCAGCTGCTGGCCGCGATGGCCGAGCTGCGCCAGGCGTTCGCCGCCAAGGCCGAGGAATTCGGCGACGTGCTGAAGATGGGCCGCACCCAGTTGCAGGACGCGGTACCGATGACGCTGGGCCAGGAATTCCAGACCTACGCGGTGATGCTGGGCGAAGACGAACAGCGCCTGCAGGAAGCCTCGCGCCTGATGCTGGAAATCAACCTCGGCGCCACCGCCATCGGCACCGGCATCTGCGCCCACCCTGAATACGCCTCCCTGGTGTGCCGCCAGCTGTCGGAGCTGACCGGCCTGGAGCTGATCACCTCGCCCAACCTGATCGAGGCCACCCAGGATTGCGGCGCCTTCGTGCAGCTCTCGGGCGTGCTGAAGCGCGTGGCGGTCAAGCTGTCCAAGACCTGCAACGACCTGCGCCTGCTGTCGTCCGGCCCGCGCGCCGGTCTTGGCGAGATCAACCTGCCAGCACGCCAGGCCGGCTCGTCGATCATGCCGGGCAAGGTCAACCCGGTGATTCCGGAAGTGGTGACCCAGGTCGCCTACGAAGTGATCGGCAACGACCTCACCGTGACCATGGCGGCCGAAGCCGGCCAGTTGCAGCTCAACGCCTTCGAACCGGTGATCGCCTACAGCCTGTTCCGCAGCGTGAACCACCTGACCCAGGCATGTCGCACGCTATCCGACAACTGCGTCAAGGGCATCACCGCCAACCGCGATTACCTGCGCAGCCAGGTGGAGAACTCGATCGGCCTGGTCACCGCGCTCAACCCCTACATCGGCTACGCCGCGGCCACCGAGGTGGCGGCCGAGGCGCACGCCAGCGGCGGCGGCGTGTACGACATCGTGCTCCAGCGCGGCCTGATGAGCCGCGAGCAGCTCGACGCCGTGCTGAACCCCGCCGCGCTGACCCAACCGCGCTGGGTCACGCTGTAA